One genomic region from Deinococcus radiopugnans ATCC 19172 encodes:
- a CDS encoding ATP-binding protein has protein sequence MAASSPAEGWQLVTLGRPALLAPDGQPQRVEARTLALLAYLALEGPTPRSVLAGRLWPAVPEATARNNLVHLLRRIGSAHHPELFQTGTEVSLSPALKTDLGWLGDEGCTDFACGPLLDGLELDGAADLEAWLLGWRERLDVLRSGRLSAQADALEAAADYAGALRPAGLALDLNPLSEAAWRRVMRLHYLCGDRPAALLAYRRLAALLDRELDVEPLAETQTLARLIERGALPPAAVPAPTTVPLSLLRPPVLIGREAIWRQMEAAWAAGQTILLLGPAGVGKTRLMQEFLAAKGTYLPLEARPGDATVPYAATIRMLRRVLAPPDTLASLPDPVRTVLAALLPELRRDGATGPLPASTDAQVMAAVLHVYGLAMQGAVAVAFENVHDTDAASRDLGFALLSDTFPLGGRGGLPRVICTAREDELDAEHHEAFRRFAARGQVAWITVPPLSAAQCRELIASLDGVDVGSREEALFGVTGGNPLFVLETVRTVLEQGDGEGGPLPLPPRVSELLRARLGRLSPPAFQAARAAAVLRGDVTVEVVSEMLRAPLLDVVAAWEELERAQVMVGERFSHELLAETLRADLPESLRRLLSRAAARVLAGGGTEDPAPSRMAELWLAGGDAAQAAPWLLRAGAAARRTGRHREAAQFYAQAAEVYTALDAGLAFDAALEHTESLAASGDPAHPQAVEALAAQAVTPLQRAAVATQRYRAEEGQAQPPRLRQIAHEGLRALASGTASPDASPPEGLKYEAPLTEALALAAFMSGDPQGTLTHLTRLAAIGQQTGDLEWQAKAQEGLGLAYTYLDPRAAIPHLERAEPLHLRQGNRMRAGTSQAKLARLLVDLNELDAAAEAIARSQRHFAALDSRPLEWLSLLVARQMLALARGDLAGAAALYGEAEAFSPGPSALISAIRLVHAATLRRQGQPEAALRLLQATRTEPVFMNSMLPLRALREAEALADLGRVAEALARLDEAQHALTQLPNDPWRLGVLRLRASLVDGPAAAELRRQAGALADKLGMA, from the coding sequence GTGGCCGCATCCTCCCCGGCTGAAGGCTGGCAGCTCGTGACCCTGGGCAGACCCGCCCTGCTGGCGCCAGACGGTCAGCCGCAGCGCGTGGAGGCCCGCACGCTGGCGCTGCTGGCGTACCTGGCCCTGGAAGGACCGACGCCGCGCTCGGTGCTGGCCGGACGGCTGTGGCCCGCCGTGCCCGAAGCCACCGCCCGCAACAACCTCGTCCACCTGTTGCGCCGTATCGGGAGCGCCCACCACCCGGAGCTGTTCCAGACCGGGACCGAGGTGAGTCTGTCGCCCGCCCTGAAGACGGATCTGGGCTGGCTCGGCGACGAGGGTTGCACCGATTTTGCCTGCGGCCCGCTGCTGGACGGACTGGAACTGGACGGGGCCGCCGATCTGGAGGCCTGGCTGCTGGGCTGGCGCGAGCGTCTGGACGTCCTGCGGAGCGGCCGCCTGAGCGCCCAGGCCGACGCGCTGGAGGCCGCCGCCGACTACGCCGGGGCGCTGCGTCCGGCGGGCCTGGCCCTGGACCTCAATCCACTCTCGGAGGCCGCGTGGCGGCGCGTGATGCGGCTGCACTACCTGTGCGGGGACCGTCCGGCGGCCCTGCTGGCTTACCGCCGCCTGGCGGCGCTGCTGGACCGCGAGCTGGACGTGGAGCCGCTGGCCGAGACGCAGACCCTGGCCCGGCTGATCGAGCGCGGGGCGTTGCCGCCCGCCGCCGTGCCCGCGCCAACAACCGTTCCGCTGTCGCTGCTGCGCCCCCCGGTCCTGATCGGGCGTGAGGCCATCTGGCGGCAGATGGAAGCGGCCTGGGCGGCGGGACAGACCATTCTGCTGCTCGGCCCTGCCGGGGTGGGCAAGACCCGGCTGATGCAGGAGTTCCTGGCGGCCAAGGGCACGTACCTGCCGCTGGAGGCGCGGCCCGGCGACGCCACGGTGCCGTACGCCGCCACCATTCGCATGTTGCGCCGGGTGCTGGCCCCCCCGGACACCCTGGCGTCGCTGCCCGACCCGGTGAGGACGGTATTGGCCGCGTTGCTGCCCGAACTGCGCCGGGACGGGGCCACCGGGCCTTTGCCGGCCAGCACCGACGCGCAGGTGATGGCCGCCGTGCTGCACGTCTACGGCCTGGCGATGCAGGGCGCGGTGGCCGTGGCCTTCGAGAACGTCCACGACACCGACGCCGCCTCGCGGGACCTGGGCTTCGCGCTCCTGTCGGACACCTTTCCGCTGGGCGGGCGCGGCGGCCTGCCCCGGGTGATCTGCACCGCCCGCGAGGACGAGCTGGACGCGGAACACCACGAAGCGTTCCGCCGCTTCGCCGCGCGCGGCCAGGTGGCCTGGATCACGGTGCCGCCGCTGAGCGCCGCGCAGTGCCGCGAGCTGATCGCCTCGCTGGACGGTGTGGACGTGGGTTCACGGGAAGAGGCCCTGTTCGGCGTCACCGGCGGCAACCCGCTGTTCGTGCTGGAGACGGTGCGGACGGTGCTGGAACAGGGCGACGGGGAGGGCGGCCCGCTGCCGCTGCCCCCCCGGGTGTCCGAACTGCTGCGCGCCCGGCTGGGCCGGCTGTCCCCGCCCGCGTTTCAGGCGGCGCGGGCGGCGGCGGTGCTGCGCGGCGACGTGACGGTGGAAGTGGTGTCGGAGATGCTGCGCGCCCCGCTGCTGGACGTGGTTGCCGCGTGGGAGGAACTGGAACGCGCCCAGGTGATGGTGGGCGAACGGTTCAGCCACGAGCTGCTGGCCGAGACCCTGCGGGCGGACCTGCCCGAGAGCCTGCGGCGGCTGCTGAGCCGCGCGGCGGCGCGGGTGCTGGCGGGCGGGGGCACGGAGGACCCCGCCCCCAGCCGCATGGCCGAACTGTGGCTGGCGGGCGGCGACGCCGCGCAGGCCGCGCCGTGGCTGCTGCGCGCGGGCGCGGCGGCCCGCCGCACCGGGCGGCACCGCGAGGCCGCGCAGTTCTATGCCCAGGCCGCCGAAGTGTACACGGCGCTGGACGCCGGACTGGCTTTCGACGCCGCGCTGGAACACACCGAATCGCTGGCCGCCAGCGGGGACCCGGCCCACCCGCAGGCGGTGGAGGCACTGGCGGCGCAGGCCGTCACGCCGCTGCAACGGGCGGCGGTGGCCACCCAACGCTACCGGGCCGAGGAAGGCCAGGCCCAGCCCCCGCGCCTGCGCCAGATCGCCCATGAGGGCTTGCGGGCGCTGGCAAGCGGCACGGCTTCGCCCGACGCAAGCCCCCCCGAAGGTCTGAAATACGAGGCCCCGCTGACCGAGGCCCTCGCGCTGGCCGCCTTCATGTCGGGCGATCCGCAGGGCACGCTGACCCACCTGACCCGCCTCGCGGCCATCGGCCAGCAGACCGGCGATCTGGAATGGCAGGCCAAGGCGCAGGAGGGCCTGGGCCTGGCCTACACCTACCTGGACCCCCGGGCGGCCATCCCGCACCTGGAGCGCGCCGAACCGCTGCACCTGCGGCAGGGCAACCGGATGCGGGCCGGAACCAGCCAGGCCAAACTGGCGCGGCTGCTGGTGGACCTGAACGAGCTGGACGCGGCGGCAGAGGCCATCGCGCGTTCGCAGCGGCATTTCGCGGCGCTGGACAGCCGTCCGCTGGAATGGCTGAGCCTGCTGGTGGCGCGGCAGATGCTGGCGCTGGCGCGGGGCGATCTGGCCGGGGCGGCGGCGCTGTACGGCGAGGCCGAGGCGTTCAGCCCAGGCCCCAGCGCGCTGATCTCGGCCATCCGGCTGGTGCACGCGGCCACGCTGCGGCGGCAGGGCCAGCCGGAAGCCGCCCTGCGCCTGCTGCAAGCCACGCGCACCGAACCGGTCTTCATGAACTCCATGCTGCCCCTGCGCGCCCTGCGGGAAGCCGAGGCACTGGCCGATCTGGGCCGGGTGGCCGAGGCCCTGGCCCGGCTGGACGAGGCCCAGCACGCGCTGACGCAGTTGCCGAACGATCCCTGGCGGCTGGGGGTCTTGCGGCTGCGGGCCAGTCTGGTGGACGGCCCGGCGGCGGCGGAGCTGAGGCGGCAGGCCGGGGCGCTGGCCGACAAACTGGGCATGGCCTGA
- a CDS encoding EAL domain-containing protein, producing MKIAPSFVPPLSLTASASPVVKAIPMLAHSRELEIVAEGVETQEERDLVRELGCHLGQGSLCARPSPFLPA from the coding sequence CTGAAGATCGCCCCATCGTTTGTACCGCCGTTGAGCCTGACTGCCTCGGCGTCCCCCGTCGTCAAAGCCATCCCCATGCTGGCGCACAGCCGGGAACTGGAGATTGTCGCGGAGGGGGTAGAAACCCAGGAGGAACGTGATCTTGTGAGGGAGTTGGGCTGCCACCTGGGTCAGGGCTCCCTGTGTGCACGTCCCTCGCCCTTCCTCCCTGCCTGA
- a CDS encoding alpha/beta hydrolase, protein MKPSRRLSRPRPLTLVLLILGLVGTAALSVGWYFADALVWASPVRRRIPNTRILGLSGEQPLTPGSGPPTPAPQVTLTRNAATIHPGVLGLEWDDPDDVPRFAQLGPVLTQTRRTVTRTVQWQEAGLTVGQAVRPTTVGLGTPASRGLAYQDVLVPAPHGPMPAWLVPAGPDGGVDTDWVIVTHGYRGLRQDALRVLPTFARLGLSSLTITYRNAHGAPRTPQGVYRLSAEEWEDLEAAVQFAQAHGARQIVLMGFSMGGGITLAFLRYSALASRITAAVLDSPPLEWRSLIRHFARRYYVRPFARLVEYLTVLKSGQDFDAIDHHSVMDQFQTPMLLFHGSADRTVPVAHVERFAHARPDIVEYHRVEGAEHIRIWNMNPEWYEATLARFLRRVLAGETSGT, encoded by the coding sequence GTGAAGCCCTCCAGACGCCTGTCCAGGCCACGACCCCTGACGCTGGTCTTGCTCATCCTCGGCCTGGTCGGCACGGCTGCTCTGAGCGTCGGCTGGTACTTTGCCGACGCGCTGGTGTGGGCCTCGCCCGTCCGCCGGCGCATTCCCAACACCCGCATCCTGGGCCTTTCGGGTGAGCAGCCCCTGACCCCTGGGTCTGGACCGCCCACACCCGCCCCCCAGGTCACCCTGACCCGCAACGCGGCCACCATCCACCCTGGCGTGCTGGGCCTGGAATGGGATGATCCAGATGACGTGCCGCGCTTCGCCCAGCTGGGTCCGGTCCTGACACAGACCCGCCGCACCGTCACCCGCACGGTGCAGTGGCAGGAGGCCGGGCTGACGGTGGGCCAGGCGGTGCGCCCCACCACCGTCGGGCTGGGCACCCCGGCGTCGCGCGGCCTGGCCTATCAGGACGTCCTCGTCCCCGCGCCGCATGGCCCCATGCCCGCGTGGCTGGTGCCGGCCGGCCCTGATGGCGGGGTGGACACCGACTGGGTGATCGTGACCCACGGCTACCGGGGCCTGCGGCAAGACGCCCTGCGCGTCCTGCCCACCTTCGCCCGACTGGGCCTGAGCAGCCTGACCATCACGTACCGCAACGCCCACGGCGCACCCCGCACGCCGCAGGGCGTCTATAGACTCAGCGCCGAGGAATGGGAAGACCTGGAGGCCGCCGTGCAGTTTGCGCAGGCCCACGGGGCGCGGCAGATCGTGCTGATGGGCTTCAGCATGGGCGGCGGCATCACGCTGGCCTTTTTGCGCTACAGCGCGCTGGCCTCTCGGATCACGGCGGCCGTGCTGGATTCCCCTCCGCTGGAGTGGCGTTCCCTGATCCGTCACTTTGCCCGGCGCTATTACGTGCGTCCGTTCGCGCGTCTGGTGGAATACCTGACGGTCCTCAAGAGCGGCCAGGACTTCGATGCCATTGACCACCACAGCGTGATGGACCAATTTCAGACGCCGATGCTGCTGTTTCACGGCAGCGCGGACCGGACGGTGCCGGTGGCGCATGTGGAGCGCTTTGCCCACGCGAGACCGGACATCGTGGAGTACCACCGGGTGGAGGGGGCCGAACACATCCGGATCTGGAACATGAACCCGGAATGGTACGAGGCGACGCTGGCCCGCTTTCTTCGCCGGGTGCTGGCAGGGGAGACGTCCGGGACGTGA
- a CDS encoding LuxR C-terminal-related transcriptional regulator, with product MTVLPTMGPGDFAFPELVGRGHELAVARELLTRPDLQVVNIRGPGGVGKTRLAQAVLVDLFPTFDLGGCFVDLASRRGEGQLLPALVQALHLPPSPEPALDQLAAIGTRSILLVLDNLEHLPHPEADLAALAERLPGARLLVTSRRVLHLRRVQELPLGPLALPEGPEAAGDSPAVQLFVQRAQEVEPDFALTPENAPLLTAICRALDGLPLALELAAARLRAVDLNGLLAWLNAPLQVLTGGPLDDAPRRQSLRNAVRWSVDLLTPTEREVFLACGAFLGGFTLNALETVAGVDETQAVLIALVEHSLVQRAAGPEPRWRLLEPVREYAAEDGRASGRSGRLADRHAHFFLSMAEHLMSTGGDLTPDAMTLLRADDANLHAALEFFIAAGAAEEAQRFVQALTGYWASQGRLSRAVPLCTRVLNLPGEPLSARRADVLQSSAWLALRNHQHGQAVAWGREALDLWRALGDRAGEASALSTLADILSSQGQTAPAVECFQQALGWAEAQRDLPLQAQTRHNLGFTLGQAGQYEAALEQLGHALDTWKALNNPVGEAYTSAVCARLSALQGHLDASVAHLQRSWSLGRPLHDVFFEESLLYIAALLSQRRGQLTLAVWLSAASVAVQRRSDVRMPASCEVERGALVDDLRAELSTAEFTAAWGMGMKAGPEAVAAQLDELVVVAGQGSLPENHLTPREREVILLVAEGHSDKKIAQALGIRPSTVGKHVASLLGKLEVHNRVELTRWVIGHGLTAGIESKPPHS from the coding sequence ATGACGGTCCTTCCAACGATGGGTCCCGGCGATTTCGCCTTCCCGGAGCTGGTGGGCCGAGGTCACGAACTCGCGGTGGCACGCGAACTCCTGACCCGCCCGGATCTCCAGGTGGTGAACATCCGTGGCCCCGGAGGCGTGGGCAAAACCCGCCTGGCCCAGGCGGTGCTGGTGGACCTGTTTCCCACCTTTGACCTGGGCGGGTGCTTCGTGGATCTCGCCTCTCGGCGCGGCGAGGGGCAGCTGCTGCCTGCCCTGGTCCAGGCGCTGCACCTGCCGCCCTCGCCGGAGCCGGCTCTGGATCAGCTCGCCGCGATCGGGACGCGCTCGATTCTCCTGGTGCTCGATAACCTCGAACACCTGCCGCACCCCGAAGCGGACCTCGCAGCCTTGGCCGAGCGCCTGCCCGGAGCACGACTGTTGGTCACCAGCCGCCGCGTGCTGCACCTGCGCCGGGTGCAGGAACTGCCCCTGGGGCCCCTGGCGCTGCCGGAGGGCCCGGAAGCAGCCGGAGACAGTCCCGCTGTCCAGCTGTTCGTTCAGCGCGCGCAGGAGGTCGAGCCCGACTTTGCCCTGACCCCAGAGAACGCTCCGTTGCTGACGGCCATCTGCCGCGCCCTGGACGGTCTGCCGCTGGCCCTGGAGCTGGCGGCCGCCCGCCTGCGTGCTGTGGATCTGAATGGCCTGCTGGCCTGGCTGAACGCACCCCTCCAGGTGCTGACGGGCGGTCCCCTGGACGACGCACCACGCCGTCAGTCCCTGCGCAATGCCGTCCGCTGGAGTGTTGATCTGCTCACCCCCACCGAGCGCGAAGTGTTCCTGGCTTGCGGTGCCTTTCTCGGCGGGTTCACGCTGAATGCCCTGGAGACGGTGGCGGGCGTGGACGAGACCCAGGCCGTCTTGATCGCTCTGGTCGAGCACAGTCTGGTGCAGCGCGCGGCCGGCCCGGAACCCCGCTGGCGATTGCTGGAACCCGTGCGGGAGTACGCGGCCGAAGATGGACGGGCCTCAGGACGATCCGGGCGACTGGCGGACCGTCATGCCCACTTCTTCTTGTCCATGGCCGAACACCTCATGTCGACTGGGGGTGACTTGACGCCTGATGCCATGACCCTCCTCCGGGCTGACGACGCCAATCTGCATGCGGCCCTGGAATTTTTTATCGCTGCTGGAGCGGCCGAGGAAGCGCAGCGCTTCGTACAGGCGCTGACCGGGTACTGGGCGAGCCAGGGGAGACTTTCCAGGGCGGTGCCCCTGTGCACCCGGGTGCTGAACCTGCCCGGGGAGCCTCTGAGTGCCCGGCGGGCGGACGTGTTGCAATCATCTGCCTGGCTGGCGCTTCGGAACCATCAGCACGGCCAGGCCGTGGCGTGGGGCCGTGAGGCTCTGGATCTCTGGCGGGCCCTCGGAGACCGTGCCGGTGAAGCCTCGGCCCTGTCCACCCTCGCCGATATCCTTTCCAGTCAGGGCCAGACTGCGCCGGCCGTCGAGTGCTTCCAGCAGGCCCTGGGGTGGGCAGAAGCGCAGCGCGACCTGCCGCTTCAGGCGCAGACGCGGCACAATCTGGGCTTCACGCTGGGTCAGGCCGGGCAGTATGAGGCCGCCCTGGAACAACTGGGCCACGCCCTGGACACTTGGAAAGCACTGAACAATCCCGTCGGCGAAGCCTACACCAGTGCCGTGTGTGCGCGGTTGAGTGCCCTGCAAGGCCACCTCGACGCCAGCGTGGCCCACCTGCAACGCAGCTGGTCCCTGGGGCGGCCACTCCATGACGTTTTTTTCGAAGAAAGTCTGCTGTATATCGCGGCGCTGCTGTCCCAACGTCGGGGTCAACTGACGCTGGCGGTCTGGCTGTCGGCGGCCAGCGTCGCCGTCCAGCGGCGCTCCGATGTTCGAATGCCAGCTTCCTGCGAAGTCGAACGTGGGGCGCTGGTCGATGACCTGCGCGCCGAGCTGTCCACAGCCGAATTCACGGCGGCCTGGGGCATGGGAATGAAGGCCGGGCCGGAAGCCGTCGCCGCCCAGCTGGACGAGCTCGTTGTGGTTGCGGGCCAGGGCTCGCTGCCGGAGAATCACCTGACACCGCGAGAGCGAGAGGTGATCCTCCTCGTGGCTGAGGGGCACAGCGACAAGAAGATCGCGCAGGCGCTGGGCATCCGTCCGAGTACGGTCGGGAAGCACGTGGCCAGCCTGCTGGGCAAGCTGGAAGTGCACAACCGCGTGGAGCTCACCCGCTGGGTCATCGGGCACGGGCTGACCGCTGGGATCGAATCCAAGCCGCCCCATTCATGA
- a CDS encoding response regulator: MLFPSHYLLVDDSPQDRLLAQEAFEALCPDCMLTCVGSGREALTLFDDPTFEPEVILLDLNMPGMSGFELLKVLKNDPHRVHIPVVILSTSDARQDISQAYTLHASSYLVKSATFTAFLQQVETFLHYWQVNRTTRRAGQAS; encoded by the coding sequence ATGCTGTTCCCCTCCCACTATCTGCTGGTGGACGATAGTCCCCAGGACCGCTTGCTCGCGCAAGAGGCGTTTGAAGCCCTCTGCCCGGACTGCATGTTGACCTGTGTCGGGAGTGGACGCGAGGCCCTGACGTTGTTCGACGACCCGACGTTCGAACCGGAGGTGATCCTGCTGGACCTCAACATGCCAGGCATGAGTGGATTTGAGTTGCTCAAGGTTCTCAAGAACGATCCACACCGAGTCCATATTCCGGTGGTGATCCTGTCCACCTCGGATGCCCGGCAGGACATCAGTCAGGCGTATACCTTGCATGCCAGTTCCTATCTGGTGAAGTCGGCCACCTTTACTGCGTTTCTGCAACAGGTCGAGACCTTTCTGCACTACTGGCAGGTCAACCGCACCACCAGACGGGCGGGTCAGGCTAGCTAA
- a CDS encoding type II toxin-antitoxin system VapC family toxin — MDDGTSQDVSALGIRHASLGLRAMDAVHLVGAQPAPLGFDEDEIEFLTFDDRRRQAAQAEGVPLDAPPAGEG; from the coding sequence GTGGACGATGGGACGTCGCAAGACGTTTCAGCGTTGGGCATTCGCCACGCGTCGCTCGGCCTGCGGGCGATGGACGCCGTGCATCTGGTCGGTGCCCAGCCTGCACCGCTGGGCTTCGACGAAGACGAAATCGAGTTTTTAACCTTTGATGATCGCCGGCGCCAGGCGGCCCAGGCTGAGGGGGTGCCGCTTGACGCTCCACCAGCAGGAGAGGGCTGA
- the cobT gene encoding nicotinate-nucleotide--dimethylbenzimidazole phosphoribosyltransferase, translating into MHPELSALIQSIRTADGGAMTRARARQAQLTKPAGALGDLEDLGVRLAGVFGSETPHPRGVAVLVAAGDHGVAAGGVSAYPPEVTPAMVANFLAETPAGPGGAAVNAVARTVGARVYVMDAGVNAELPDHPALIRAAVRRGTRDLRRTAAMTAQETEALVLAGAALARRAIEDGADLIVPGEMGIGNTTPAAALTARLLNVDAAEVTGRGTGVDDVTLARKLLAVREALARTPATDPLTVLAEFGGYEIAAMLGMMLQAAALRRAVILDGFVEGSAALVGVALAPALRDHLFPAGECAEVGHAAQLSALGLKPMFRLGLRLGEGTGGALAAPLLLAAAATLREMRTFEEAGVPGSP; encoded by the coding sequence ATGCACCCTGAGCTGAGCGCCCTGATCCAGTCCATCCGGACTGCCGACGGCGGCGCCATGACCCGCGCCCGTGCGCGTCAGGCCCAGCTGACCAAACCGGCCGGGGCGCTGGGGGACCTTGAAGACCTGGGGGTGAGGCTGGCGGGCGTGTTCGGCAGCGAGACACCCCATCCGCGCGGCGTGGCCGTGCTGGTGGCAGCCGGGGATCATGGCGTGGCGGCGGGCGGCGTCAGCGCGTATCCGCCCGAGGTCACGCCCGCGATGGTGGCCAACTTTCTGGCCGAGACGCCGGCCGGGCCGGGTGGGGCCGCCGTCAACGCCGTCGCCCGCACGGTGGGCGCGCGGGTGTACGTGATGGACGCCGGGGTGAACGCTGAACTGCCGGATCATCCGGCCCTGATTCGCGCCGCCGTGCGCCGCGGCACGCGCGATCTGCGGCGCACGGCGGCGATGACCGCCCAGGAGACCGAAGCGCTGGTTCTGGCCGGCGCCGCGCTGGCCCGCCGCGCCATTGAGGACGGCGCGGACCTGATCGTGCCCGGCGAAATGGGCATCGGCAACACCACGCCCGCCGCCGCATTGACCGCGCGACTGCTGAACGTGGACGCGGCGGAGGTGACCGGACGCGGCACGGGGGTGGACGACGTGACCCTGGCCCGCAAACTCCTGGCCGTGCGTGAGGCGCTCGCCCGCACGCCTGCCACCGATCCGCTGACCGTGCTGGCCGAGTTCGGCGGCTATGAAATCGCGGCGATGCTGGGCATGATGCTCCAGGCCGCGGCGCTGCGCCGCGCGGTGATTCTGGACGGCTTCGTGGAAGGCTCGGCGGCGCTGGTGGGCGTGGCCCTGGCCCCGGCCCTGCGTGACCATCTGTTCCCGGCGGGCGAGTGCGCCGAAGTCGGGCACGCCGCGCAACTCTCGGCCCTCGGGTTGAAGCCGATGTTCCGGCTGGGCCTCAGGCTGGGCGAGGGGACCGGCGGCGCGCTGGCCGCGCCGCTGCTCCTGGCGGCGGCGGCCACCCTGCGGGAAATGCGGACCTTTGAGGAGGCGGGGGTGCCGGGCAGCCCCTGA
- the cobU gene encoding bifunctional adenosylcobinamide kinase/adenosylcobinamide-phosphate guanylyltransferase produces MILYVTGGARSGKSSFAEARAAAAGGAVTYLATAQAFDDEMTERIRRHRADRPAAWTTVEEPIKVVQAVQNVESPTLLLDCLSLWVSNMLLAEWTDAAMLDAVGGLLAAARARPGLTVLVSNEVGLGIVPDNALARRYRDVLGWANQRCAAASDEAFVLVSGLPLRLKPSQEFHAP; encoded by the coding sequence ATGATTTTATACGTGACTGGCGGCGCGCGCAGCGGCAAGAGCAGCTTTGCCGAGGCCCGCGCCGCCGCGGCCGGCGGGGCCGTGACCTACCTCGCCACCGCCCAGGCGTTTGATGATGAAATGACCGAACGCATTCGGCGTCACCGCGCGGATCGGCCAGCGGCGTGGACCACGGTGGAAGAACCCATCAAGGTGGTTCAGGCCGTCCAGAACGTCGAAAGCCCCACGCTGCTGCTGGACTGCCTGAGCCTGTGGGTCAGCAACATGCTGCTGGCGGAGTGGACGGACGCGGCCATGCTGGACGCCGTCGGCGGGTTGCTGGCCGCCGCCCGTGCGCGCCCTGGGCTGACCGTGCTGGTGTCCAACGAGGTGGGGCTGGGCATCGTGCCCGACAACGCGCTGGCCCGCCGTTACCGCGACGTGCTGGGCTGGGCCAATCAGCGTTGCGCGGCGGCCAGCGACGAGGCGTTTGTGCTGGTCAGTGGCCTGCCCCTTCGACTCAAACCTTCCCAGGAGTTCCATGCACCCTGA
- a CDS encoding cobyric acid synthase — translation MARAIMIQGCTSSAGKSYLTAALCRILANEGLRVAPFKAQNMSNNAGVTPAGLEMGRAQLVQAQAARVVPDVRMNPVLLKPEADTRSQVVLLGRAHPDLSALGWRERKPHLWPHVQASLHSLLDDYDVVVIEGAGSPAEVNLRRSDIVNMRVAQEAGAAVLLAADIDRGGAFAHLLGTWHCLTPEERALLRGFILNRFRGDARLLSPAPEWLETQTGVPTVGVIPMLDIPLPEEDGFWTEKQTVNEDGFIALPRLPRVSNLDEFAPLGPLARWVTTPAEMEDARAVILPGSKSTAADLSWLRASGLAAAVTRAAHAGVPVLGICGGLQMLGQTLSDPHGVEGGGEVPGLGLLNLITTWAADKTTRLTTCTDAETGLRLGGYEIHHGQTRAGSGVQELAPDVLWRSGNVRGTSLHGLLENPAYLERFLGWAGLTPPSPLNSLDARLDAIAVQVKAGLDWDFIGGLL, via the coding sequence ATGGCTAGGGCCATCATGATTCAGGGCTGCACCAGCAGCGCGGGCAAAAGCTACCTCACGGCGGCGCTGTGCCGCATCCTGGCCAACGAGGGCCTACGGGTGGCCCCCTTCAAGGCGCAGAACATGAGCAACAACGCCGGGGTCACGCCCGCTGGCCTGGAGATGGGCCGCGCCCAGCTGGTGCAGGCGCAGGCCGCCCGCGTGGTGCCCGACGTGCGGATGAATCCCGTGCTGCTCAAGCCGGAGGCCGACACCCGTTCGCAGGTCGTCCTGCTGGGCCGCGCCCATCCCGACCTGAGCGCGCTGGGCTGGCGGGAGCGCAAACCGCACCTCTGGCCGCACGTTCAGGCGTCCCTGCACAGCCTGCTGGACGACTACGACGTGGTGGTCATCGAGGGCGCGGGCAGCCCCGCCGAGGTCAACCTGCGCCGCAGCGACATCGTGAACATGCGCGTGGCGCAGGAGGCCGGGGCCGCCGTGCTGCTGGCCGCCGACATTGACCGGGGCGGGGCCTTCGCGCACCTGCTGGGCACCTGGCACTGCCTGACGCCGGAGGAACGCGCGCTGCTCAGGGGCTTTATTCTCAACCGCTTCCGGGGCGACGCGCGGCTGCTCTCCCCCGCCCCCGAATGGCTGGAAACGCAGACCGGGGTGCCGACGGTGGGCGTGATTCCCATGCTGGACATTCCGCTGCCAGAGGAGGACGGCTTCTGGACAGAGAAACAGACCGTGAATGAGGACGGCTTCATCGCCCTCCCCCGCCTGCCGCGCGTGTCCAACCTCGACGAGTTCGCGCCGCTGGGGCCGCTGGCCCGCTGGGTCACGACGCCCGCCGAAATGGAGGACGCGCGGGCGGTGATCCTGCCGGGCAGCAAAAGCACCGCCGCCGATCTGAGCTGGCTGCGGGCCTCCGGGCTGGCGGCCGCGGTCACGCGGGCCGCCCACGCGGGCGTGCCCGTCCTGGGCATCTGCGGCGGCCTTCAGATGCTGGGGCAGACCCTGAGCGATCCGCATGGCGTCGAGGGCGGCGGGGAGGTTCCGGGCCTGGGCCTGCTGAATCTGATCACCACCTGGGCCGCCGACAAGACCACCCGCCTGACCACCTGCACCGACGCCGAGACGGGCCTGCGCCTGGGGGGATACGAGATCCACCACGGGCAGACGCGGGCCGGCTCAGGCGTGCAGGAACTCGCTCCGGACGTGCTGTGGCGCTCAGGCAACGTGCGCGGCACCTCCCTGCACGGCCTGCTGGAAAACCCGGCTTATCTGGAGCGTTTTCTGGGCTGGGCTGGACTGACGCCACCGTCCCCCCTGAACAGCCTGGACGCCCGTCTGGACGCCATTGCCGTCCAGGTCAAGGCGGGTCTGGACTGGGATTTTATCGGGGGATTGCTATGA